A window of Streptomyces sp. NBC_01689 genomic DNA:
CATGCGCCACGTCGCGCACGAGATCAACGTCGCGGTCCCGGCGGACACGGTCCACCGGTTGATCGCCGAGGTGGAGAACTGGCCCCGGATCTTCCCCTCGGTCGTCCACGTCGCCCACGAGGCGGCCCCCGAGGGCGAGGAACGGCTGCGGATCTGGGAGACCGCGCCGCCCACGGAGGACGGGACGTCCGGGGAGAGCGGGCTGCGCAGTCGGCCCCTGCGCCGGATCGTCGAACCCGCCACGCTGCGGGTCAACTTCCAGCACCTGGTCACCGAGGCACACGTCGCCGGGATCGGAGGCGCCTGGCTCGTCGAGCCGCGCGGGGAGAACGCCTCCCTGGTGCGGCTCCTGCACGAGTTCCGGGCCGAGGACGACACCCCCGGGACGCTCGACAGGATCGGTGCAAAGGTCGACGGCACCGCCCGCACGGAACTCGCCGCGCTCAGGGAACTCGCCGAACGCGAGGCCGCCGAGACCGGGCTGACGTTCTCGTTCGAGGACACCGTGCTCGTCGACGGCTCGGCGAAGGACGTCTACGCCTTCCTCAACGAGGCCCACCTGTGGCCCGAACGACTGCCCCACGTCTCCACCGTCCGCCTCCACGAAGACACCCCCGGCCTGCAGACCCTCGAAATGGACACCCGCGCCAAGGACGGCTCCCTCCACACCACCAAGTCCTACCGCGTGACCTTCCCCCACCACCGCATCGCCTACAAACAGACCACCCTCCCCGCCCTCATGACCCTCCACACCGGCCACTGGACCATCACCGAAACCGACGAAGGCGTCACCGCCACCTCCCAGCACACCGTCACCCTCGACACCACCACCATCCACACCGTCCTCGGCCCCCACGCCACCCTCGACGACGCCCGCACCTACGTCCACACCGCCCTCTCCACCAACAGCCGCGCCACCCTCACCCACGCCAAAACCCACGCGGAAGGCCGCCGTTGACCGCGGTGGTGCGCCGGCTCGCCGTGGCGCGGGGGGAGCTGGACGTATGGCTGCTGCCACCGCCCGACTCACCGCGCGACGTCCCGTACGACGAACTCGACGCCCATGAGCGGGGCAGGGCCGACTCCTACCGCCGGCCCGACGACCGGCAGATGTACGCCGCGGCACATGTGGGGCTGCGCCGGGTCCTCGCCGGATACACCGGTATCGAACCGGGCCGCCTCCACCTCGCCGGCGAGCGGCACAAGGGCAACGGTGAACGTCACGGCCGGCCGGTGGTGCTCGGGCTGCCCGGCGGTGCCCCCCAGTTCTCGCTCTCGCACAGCCACGGTCTGGCGATCGTGGTGGTGGCCGAGGCACGGGTGGGCGCCGACGTCCAGCGGCTGCCCTCGGCCGAGACCGTCGAGGTGTGCCTGCCCGCGCTGCACCCGTCGGAGCGGGAGGAGCTCGGGAAGCTGCCCGAACACGAGCGCACCATGGCGTTCGGCCGGCTGTGGACACGCAAGGAGGCCTATCTGAAGGGGCTGGGCACCGGGCTGACGCGGGGTGCCGACCTCGACTACCTGGGCGAGGCCGGGCTCGCCGAGCGGCCGACCGGCTGGGTGGTGGGCAACCTGCCGCTCTGTTCCACCCATATCGCCGCGGTGGCCCTGGCCGGCGCCGGGGACCGGCCCGTCGCCGTCCGCGCGGTGCCCACCGCGTATCTGTACGCCCCGGACGCGGTCACCCGTCTCGTCCGGATGGAACCGGGGCTGCGTTCCATGCTCCGCGACCCCGCCGGACACGGGGACCTCGAACACTGAGACCGCGCCCCCGCGGGGCCGTGGGTCTCCGGGGTCCGGTCACCACCGGTCCGCGGATCCCCCGGCCCCGTACGCACAGCCGAAGGGCCGGAGAGTTCCTGGGAACTCTCCGGCCCTTCGGGCTGCTCCACCCCCGTCCGATCCGCTCAGGCCGCCGCTCGCCAGGTGCGCGGACCGTCGAAACCGGTGACCCGCTCGGGCCGCCGCCACAGGGCGACGACCTGGTGCCTGCGGGCGAGATCGTCCGGTACGACGCCGGGGCCGGCGGTCACCGCCATGAGCACGGCGGTCAGGGCGGCCAGTTCCTCCGGCGAGGGGGAACCGCGCTCGATCCGGAAAAGCGGACCGGCCACGGGTTCGGTGTCGGGTTGCTGTGCGGTCATGGATCCTCCCTCACTCACTCTTCGGGGCCGCTCACTGAGGCGGGTTGCCGTGCTTACGGCGGGGCAGTTCGGCGTGCTTGGCGACGAGCATCGACAGCGAACGGGCCAGGACCGCCCGGGTCTCGCGCGGATCGATGACGTCATCGACCAGCCCACGCTCGGCGGCGTAGTAAGGGTGGACCAACTCCCTCTTGTATTGGTCGATTTTCTCTCTACGCAT
This region includes:
- a CDS encoding aromatase/cyclase, coding for MEHPGMRHVAHEINVAVPADTVHRLIAEVENWPRIFPSVVHVAHEAAPEGEERLRIWETAPPTEDGTSGESGLRSRPLRRIVEPATLRVNFQHLVTEAHVAGIGGAWLVEPRGENASLVRLLHEFRAEDDTPGTLDRIGAKVDGTARTELAALRELAEREAAETGLTFSFEDTVLVDGSAKDVYAFLNEAHLWPERLPHVSTVRLHEDTPGLQTLEMDTRAKDGSLHTTKSYRVTFPHHRIAYKQTTLPALMTLHTGHWTITETDEGVTATSQHTVTLDTTTIHTVLGPHATLDDARTYVHTALSTNSRATLTHAKTHAEGRR
- a CDS encoding 4'-phosphopantetheinyl transferase family protein, with product MVRRLAVARGELDVWLLPPPDSPRDVPYDELDAHERGRADSYRRPDDRQMYAAAHVGLRRVLAGYTGIEPGRLHLAGERHKGNGERHGRPVVLGLPGGAPQFSLSHSHGLAIVVVAEARVGADVQRLPSAETVEVCLPALHPSEREELGKLPEHERTMAFGRLWTRKEAYLKGLGTGLTRGADLDYLGEAGLAERPTGWVVGNLPLCSTHIAAVALAGAGDRPVAVRAVPTAYLYAPDAVTRLVRMEPGLRSMLRDPAGHGDLEH
- a CDS encoding acyl-CoA carboxylase subunit epsilon gives rise to the protein MTAQQPDTEPVAGPLFRIERGSPSPEELAALTAVLMAVTAGPGVVPDDLARRHQVVALWRRPERVTGFDGPRTWRAAA